In Acidianus brierleyi, one genomic interval encodes:
- a CDS encoding nucleotidyltransferase domain-containing protein, whose protein sequence is MGKGKSAIESQIKIINLVKEIVEEMAKDFQQLDEVYIFGSRAKGNYLDTSDIDVIFVFKGIKEMNVFDRMYMVSKYIKGNVDYIVLDEDEKNRIKEKKLFWKKNKGFVDIKEFL, encoded by the coding sequence ATGGGTAAAGGAAAATCTGCAATAGAGAGCCAAATAAAGATAATAAATCTAGTAAAGGAGATAGTGGAAGAAATGGCTAAGGACTTCCAGCAGTTAGACGAAGTTTATATCTTTGGCTCTAGAGCTAAAGGAAATTATTTAGATACTAGTGATATAGATGTTATCTTCGTTTTCAAGGGCATAAAGGAAATGAACGTATTTGATAGGATGTATATGGTAAGTAAATACATAAAAGGAAATGTAGATTATATAGTATTAGACGAAGACGAAAAGAATAGAATAAAAGAGAAGAAATTATTTTGGAAGAAGAATAAGGGATTTGTAGATATAAAGGAATTTCTATAA
- a CDS encoding HEPN domain-containing protein, with translation MNYKEWIEQALEDLDTAKVLLTNGKYYASAFYSQQAVEKSLKSIIIYLGKDPGKTHSLIELIEMIEKEGVTVPTNIKENLMVLSPHFIISRYPEAANGVPFKQYSKSISEDLYNRAKEVVEWVKENLQ, from the coding sequence ATGAACTATAAGGAATGGATAGAGCAAGCTTTGGAAGATCTCGATACTGCAAAAGTTCTTTTAACTAATGGGAAATATTACGCTTCTGCCTTCTATTCTCAGCAAGCGGTAGAGAAATCATTAAAGTCCATTATAATTTATCTTGGAAAAGATCCTGGCAAGACGCATTCACTTATTGAGCTTATTGAAATGATAGAGAAGGAAGGAGTTACTGTACCAACAAATATTAAAGAGAATCTAATGGTTCTTTCTCCTCATTTTATAATTTCAAGATATCCAGAGGCTGCAAATGGAGTTCCTTTTAAGCAATATAGTAAATCAATTTCTGAGGACCTTTATAATAGAGCAAAAGAGGTGGTTGAATGGGTAAAGGAAAATCTGCAATAG